Within the Populus trichocarpa isolate Nisqually-1 chromosome 14, P.trichocarpa_v4.1, whole genome shotgun sequence genome, the region ttcagttgatatgagattgttattttatcctggttgaggggttgttacaatatcgattcagattcgattatagattaattatattatattccacaaaatatcaaatgatgtaACTTcaatagtgagtttatttttacttttacttcaattttatgtactttcaaatttattttttaatattttggatagtgtatttgaattaaaactttactgttaactttaaaaatttatgtacatgagttaataatttatcttaaaaaaaattatatatttatttaataacccagggcaaaaaaaattcttggctCCGCCTTTGGTGGTGATGTGTTTCCTGTTTGAAAAtgaattgtaataatattttttatatattttaagttttataaattttagagtcacaagaggtttacatgatcattaattttaggatccgtgaaattagtcgaagtgcacataaactgacccgaacattcacattaatcttaaaaaaaaaaaatggtttccaCTAGTAGGAACAAGATTGGTGATcagtaaccatctaggtggtggcccagtggtaaaaacttggAACTAAGGGGTTTACTccctctgtggtttcaggttcgagccctgtggttgcttatatgatggccactggaggcttacatggtcattaacttcagggcccgtgggattagtcgaggtacgcgcaagctggccggCCCGTACACtcatgttaatctaaaaaacaaaaaaaaaattggtaatcAGTAGCCTGGATGCGCTTTCATGCTCATGCAATATATAACCTAACTGGTTATCACGCATAACGAATGCACCTTCTTTAACTATTCAGGAGCTGTTCTTCTCCCTAATTTTACCTAAACAAACCAGTGCTCTCCTGATGATCACCCTTTGATTAATTATCTCCTAAAGCACCAAAACTTTAACTACTAGAAACAAAATTATGGTTATGGCTGCACAACATCTGTATATAAGGAAACCAAGGCTAGCTAGTATTTAGAGCAGATGTCAGAAAGCTTGTGTGCATGTACACTTGCAAATAGAGAGATATACTTCTAGTACAGATGGAGAATCTCAAGGTTTTTGTGTTTACATTCTTCGCAGTATTGTTGTTGCTTGTGTTCGATGTTAATGGCCAGCTACCTCAACCTCAACGCCCCCTCTGCGTCTCTCAACTTGCTCTGGTGAACTATGCTTGCGGAACTCTACTTCCAGCACCACCAGCTACCTCCCTGCCCTCCGCTACTGCTGCCTTACCTGCAGATGACGACAACAACCACGGGCATAGGCACGGGCATGGCCACAGACACAGGAACGGGCATCGGCTCGGAGGCCGCCACGGGCATAACCACGGAGGAAGGCTAGAACAAAATTGTTGTCGGTGGCTGAGTGATGTGGATCCTGAATGTGTGTGTGAATTGCTGGTTCGCTTGCCACCCTTCCTTTCAAAGCCTCATCATGAATACACCGTCAAGATTAATGACTCTTGCAGTGTTTCTTACTCTTGTTAAGTACTGACTGGTTGTTGCCA harbors:
- the LOC18105302 gene encoding uncharacterized protein LOC18105302, which produces MENLKVFVFTFFAVLLLLVFDVNGQLPQPQRPLCVSQLALVNYACGTLLPAPPATSLPSATAALPADDDNNHGHRHGHGHRHRNGHRLGGRHGHNHGGRLEQNCCRWLSDVDPECVCELLVRLPPFLSKPHHEYTVKINDSCSVSYSC